TGCTCGACGATGTCATGTGGCAGCAAGGCTATCTGGATAGCACCCAGATGGCCGGCGCCTTTCAAATTCTTCGGTCCAACGAACTCATCTGGTCGCGTCTCATCAAGACTTATCTTCTCGGGGGACGCGAAAAGCCGTTCGATCTCATGGCGTGGAACGCGGATGCGACGCGGATGCCGTTTCGGATGCACTCCGAATATCTGCGCGCGATGTTCCTGCACAATGATTTGGCGGAGGGACGCTATCGTGTCGACGGTCGGCCGATTGCGATCTCCGAGATCCATGCGCCGATGTTTACCGTGACGACCGAGACGGATCATGTTGCGCCGTGGCGATCAGTCTACAAAATCCTTCTGCTGAACCAAGGCGATATCACTCTGGTCCTTACATCCGGCGGCCACAACGCGGGAATCGTCAGCGAGCCGGGCCATCCGCGCCGGCATTATCGCCTCGCGCGCCGTCCGAGCCAGGGTCCCTATATGGCGCCGGAGGATTGGAAGGCCGCGGCGCCGGAATATGAAGGCTCCTGGTGGCCGGCTTTGGCTGCATGGCTGGGCGAGCGGTCCGGCGATTGGGTTTCGCCGCCGCCTCTTGCCGATCCGGCGAAAGGCTATCCGGCGCTTGCCGACGCGCCAGGAACTTACGTGCGCGAGACCTAAGCGGAGGGATGGCGCATGTATGCTGGCAAGATAGCCTCACCTGATTCGGTGATCGAAAACCGGACGTTCGACGAGATCGCGGTCGGCGAAAAGGCATCCCTCTCTCGCACCGTGACGCAGCAAGACATCGACCTCTTCGCAGTCGTTTCGGGCGATGTGAATCCGGCACATATGGACCCGGTCTATGCGAAGACCGACATTTTTCACCGGGTCATTGCGCATGGGATGTTGGGTGCCGGTCTGATTTCGAACGTGCTTGGAACGAAGCTCCCAGGCCCCGGCACGATCTATCTCGGCCAGGAATTACGATTTCTGCGTCCGGTAGACATCGGCGACACGATTACCGCGACGTTGACCGTAACCGAAAAGCATCCCGAGAAGGGCGATCTGGTGCTTGATTGCAATTGCAGCAACCAGAGCGGGGTGGAGGTCATCAGCGGCACGGCCCATGTGCGCGCGCCCAAAGAGAAGGTGCGGGTGTCGCGTGTCGAACTACCCGAGGTTCGGTTGACGCGTCATGCCCGGTTTAATGCGCTTCTCACTGAGACAGCGGGCCAAGAACCTCTGCCGACCGCTGTCGCCCATCCTTGCGATGCGAATGCGCTTGGTGCGGCAGTCGAAGCAGCAAACGCCGGGCTCATCGCGCCGATTCTCGTGGGACCGAGGGCAAAAATTCTCAAGGCGGCCGAAGACGCCAAGCTCGACATTTCATCCTTTCGGCTTGTCGATGCGCCGCACAGCGATGCCGCCGCCGCGGCAGCCGTTGCGCTCGTGCGCTCGGGCGAGGCGACGCTTTTGATGAAGGGATCGCTGCATACCGACGAATTTTTGCATGCCGTGCTCGCACCGGGTAGCGGTTTATGCACGGCGCGGCGCCTCAGCCATGTTTATTTGATGGACGTGCCAGGCTATCCGCGCCCGCTGCTGCTGACCGACGCTGCAGTGAACATCAGTCCGGACCTCGAACAGAAGCGTGACATCATACAAAACGCTATCGATCTTGCCCATGTGATGGGGATTGCAAGTCCCAAGGTGGCAATCCTGTCGGCCGTGGAGACCGTAAGTCCGCAACTTCGCTCGACGCTCGATGCGGCGGCGCTCTGCAAGATGGCGGATCGCGGCCAGATCACCGGCGGTTTTGTGGATGGGCCGCTTGCCTTCGACAACGCTGTCAGTCCTGCCGCGGCTGCGGAGAAGGGGATTGTCTCCAAAGTCGCAGGGCAGGCTGACATTCTGGTTGTCCCGGATCTTGAGGCGGGCAATATGCTGGCCAAACAGCTCACGTTTCTCGCCGGCGCCGACGCTGCCGGCGTGGTGCTTGGCGCGCGCGTGCCGATCATCCTCACGAGCCGCGCCGATGCCGAGCGCACCCGCATGGCATCCTGCGCTGTTGCAGTGCTGATCGCCAGGAGCCAAGCGGCCATACCGCAGAAAGCGATTGGAGTTTGAGCCGTGGCGGATGCTGTCTTGACCTTCAATGCCGGGTCATCGAGCATCAAATTCTCGCTCTTTGAACTTTCGAGCCCGGATCGCCTGAGCCTTGCTTTTAAAGGCGAAGTCGAAGGGATCGATTCGGCGCCGCATTTTTTTGTACATGGAGCCAAGGGCGATGTTCTGGCCGAGCGGCGTTGGACGGGCGCGCAGCCCGACTTTCAGGCGCTTCTTGAGACGGTGATCGGCTGGACAGAAAACTATCTCGAAAATGACCGACTTATCGCCGTCGGCCATCGCATAGTGCATGGCGGCCCGGACCATGACCGGCCCGAATTGGTGACGCCCGATCTCCTCGCCGCGCTCGATCGTCTGACGCCGCTGGCGCCGCTGCATGTGCCGCACAACCTCGCGCCCATCCGTGCCATTGCCGTTGTGAGGCCGAAACTCGCGCAAGTGGCGTGTTTCGATACCGCCTTTCATCACACGATGCCGATTGTCGCGACGCGCTTCGCGCTGCCGCGCGAATACGAGGCGGCGGGCGTGCGACGCTACGGCTTTCACGGTCTGTCGTATGAATATATTGCGCGTCAGTTACGCGCCGTCGCGCCCGAGATTGCGCAGGGCCGCGTCATCGCCGCGCATCTCGGCAACGGCGCGAGCGTTTGCGCTATGCGGGACGGACGCAGCATCGACACGAGCATGGGGTTCACCGCCCTGGATGGGCTCGTGATGGGAACGCGCTGTGGCAGCATAGACCCCGGCGTCGTCCTCTATCTCGAAGAAGAGCGCGGATTAAGCCCCAAAGAGGTCGAAGATATTCTCTATCGCCGATCCGGCCTTTTAGCTGTTTCGGGCGGGATTTCCTGCGACATGCGAACTCTTCTCGCCAGCGAAGATTTGCACGCAAAGGAAGCGGTCGATCTTTTCGTGTATCACATCGCGCGTGAAATCGGCGCGTTGACAAGCTCGCTCGGTGGTCTCGACGGTCTCGTGTTTACAGCGGGGATCGGCGAGCATGCGCCTGAGATTCGCGCCCGCGCCTGCGCATTGCTGAAATGGCTCGGGGTGGAGATCGATATGGAAGCGAACGATCGCAACACCGCGTTGATCAGCAGTCCCGGCAGCCGTGTCTCCGTCCATGTGATCCCGACCGACGAAGAGGCGATGATCGCGCAGCACGCGCTCGACACGATCGGCGTGCCCGCGTCCGTCGCGTGATTGGATCAGACATCAAGCTCAGAGGAATATGAAATGGAAAATGCAACCGTAGTACCGGCGGCCGCGCCGCTCGTTGATTTGCGTGGAAAGCGTGGCCTCGTCATCGGCATCGCCAATGAGCATAGTATCGCGGCAGGTTGCGCCGAGGCGTTTTCGAAGGCTGGCGCTCGTTTAGCCGCGACATATTTGAACGCCAAGGCAGAACCTTTCGTTCGTGCGGTGACGGATAAACTCGGCTGCGAACTTGTTCTGCCATGCGATGTGCGGGAGCCTGGGCAGCTCGAGGATGTGTTCGCGCAGGTCAAGGCCAAGTGGGGCGGGCTCGATTTTCTCCTGCATTCGATTGCTTTCGCGCCGCGCGAGGATCTGCAGGGGCGTGTCACGGATTGCTCGCTTGAGGGTTTCGACATCGCGATGAACATCTCATGCTATTCGTTCATTCGGATGGCGCATCTGGCCGAACCTTTGATGCAGGGCGGCGGTTGCCTCCTTGCCGTTACCTTCTACGGCTCGGAGCGCGTCGTCGAGAATTACAATTTGATGGGGCCGGTGAAGGCGGCGCTTGAAAGCAGCATGCGTTATGTCGCGGCCGAACTTGGGCCGAAGGGCATTCGCGCGCACACCATTTCGCCGGGCCCCATTCGCACACGCGCGGCGAGCGGAATCGACCGGTTCGACGATTTGCTGGCCTCTGCGGCCGCGCGCGCGCCGGAGCATCAACTGGTCGATATCGCGGATGTCGGAAATCTCGCTGCCTTCCTTGTCAGCGATGCTGCGCGTCGGATCACGGGCACGATCATTCCGGTCGATGGCGGACAGCATCTCGCCGCTTGAGTGCGAGTGGCGGCGCGGAGCTTTAGATCGTTGCTGCCATCCAGGTAATGAGATTCCCAACGGCTTCACTAAAGGCCTTGCTGAAGGCTGCTACGAGGGCTGGCGTATCGCTTCCATTTGCCGGCGCTGTCGCATGAAACAGCCGCATGCCGATGACATGGCCGTCGGCGGCGACAATTTTGGCGGCGAATGCAACGTCCGCGACCGGCGAAACGCCGCCCGTCATCGCGAAATTCCGAAGATCGATCTGAAGTTGGTTGCCCGTCGCGGGGCCGTCCGCTGCTTCTGCCAATATTGCGTTCAGCCCAGCGTTTTCCAGGCTCTGCACAATCTTCGCTTGAACAAGTTTCGGCAATGAATCGCTCCATTGCGCGTCGCCGATTTGGGATATTTGGCCGTCGCTCGAAAGCGAAAGCATCCGCTGCGTATCGAGAGCGACAACAGTCGTCGGCTCGACAATTGCGAGTTGGCCGTGGAGCTTGCTGGAAGCGGGAAGGCTCACCGTCAGATCGTAAACCGGCTTTGGTTTTTCGGCGGGGCCGCCGCCTGCCATGCGCTCGAGCCCGGCCATGATCCCGTCGACGCGATTGGAGTTGCGCGCCAACGCGCCCGAAAATGCTTTCAAATTATCGATCGTTTCCTTCAGCGACTGCTTGTTGTCGGCGAGGATTTCGTCGACCTGGCGCAAGGTGCCGCGCGCGGTCTGGGTCAGATCCTCACCTGCTGACGGGTCCGCCACAAGTGTCGGCGGTGATCCTTGCGAACCTGTCAAAACGGGAGAAGCTGATGTGCCGCCCTTGAGGGAAATGAGGGGTGAGCCCATCAAGCCCTGAAAATCGACGCTGACTTTTGTGTCCGAGCGAAGCGGCGTGCCTCTTTCGATCGCAATCGTCGCATCGACCTCTCCCGGATTATCGCGGTTGAGCGCTAGACTCGTAACCTCGCCGACACGAATGCCGTTGTACTGAACTGCCGCGCCAATCTGCAATCCGGAGACGGCGCCGAGAAATCGAATCTGATAGACATCGCGCTTGCCAAGCCCGCTTGTGTTGTTCAGCCAGTAGACGAACGCAAAACCCGCGGCGATGGCGACGAGCGCGAACAGCCCGACCAGAATGTAACGCGCTCTCGTTTCCATTTGCGTGGCCTTATTGTTTG
This Methylovirgula sp. DNA region includes the following protein-coding sequences:
- a CDS encoding bifunctional enoyl-CoA hydratase/phosphate acetyltransferase — encoded protein: MYAGKIASPDSVIENRTFDEIAVGEKASLSRTVTQQDIDLFAVVSGDVNPAHMDPVYAKTDIFHRVIAHGMLGAGLISNVLGTKLPGPGTIYLGQELRFLRPVDIGDTITATLTVTEKHPEKGDLVLDCNCSNQSGVEVISGTAHVRAPKEKVRVSRVELPEVRLTRHARFNALLTETAGQEPLPTAVAHPCDANALGAAVEAANAGLIAPILVGPRAKILKAAEDAKLDISSFRLVDAPHSDAAAAAAVALVRSGEATLLMKGSLHTDEFLHAVLAPGSGLCTARRLSHVYLMDVPGYPRPLLLTDAAVNISPDLEQKRDIIQNAIDLAHVMGIASPKVAILSAVETVSPQLRSTLDAAALCKMADRGQITGGFVDGPLAFDNAVSPAAAAEKGIVSKVAGQADILVVPDLEAGNMLAKQLTFLAGADAAGVVLGARVPIILTSRADAERTRMASCAVAVLIARSQAAIPQKAIGV
- a CDS encoding acetate/propionate family kinase, translated to MADAVLTFNAGSSSIKFSLFELSSPDRLSLAFKGEVEGIDSAPHFFVHGAKGDVLAERRWTGAQPDFQALLETVIGWTENYLENDRLIAVGHRIVHGGPDHDRPELVTPDLLAALDRLTPLAPLHVPHNLAPIRAIAVVRPKLAQVACFDTAFHHTMPIVATRFALPREYEAAGVRRYGFHGLSYEYIARQLRAVAPEIAQGRVIAAHLGNGASVCAMRDGRSIDTSMGFTALDGLVMGTRCGSIDPGVVLYLEEERGLSPKEVEDILYRRSGLLAVSGGISCDMRTLLASEDLHAKEAVDLFVYHIAREIGALTSSLGGLDGLVFTAGIGEHAPEIRARACALLKWLGVEIDMEANDRNTALISSPGSRVSVHVIPTDEEAMIAQHALDTIGVPASVA
- the fabI gene encoding enoyl-ACP reductase FabI, with product MENATVVPAAAPLVDLRGKRGLVIGIANEHSIAAGCAEAFSKAGARLAATYLNAKAEPFVRAVTDKLGCELVLPCDVREPGQLEDVFAQVKAKWGGLDFLLHSIAFAPREDLQGRVTDCSLEGFDIAMNISCYSFIRMAHLAEPLMQGGGCLLAVTFYGSERVVENYNLMGPVKAALESSMRYVAAELGPKGIRAHTISPGPIRTRAASGIDRFDDLLASAAARAPEHQLVDIADVGNLAAFLVSDAARRITGTIIPVDGGQHLAA
- a CDS encoding ABC-type transport auxiliary lipoprotein family protein, which translates into the protein METRARYILVGLFALVAIAAGFAFVYWLNNTSGLGKRDVYQIRFLGAVSGLQIGAAVQYNGIRVGEVTSLALNRDNPGEVDATIAIERGTPLRSDTKVSVDFQGLMGSPLISLKGGTSASPVLTGSQGSPPTLVADPSAGEDLTQTARGTLRQVDEILADNKQSLKETIDNLKAFSGALARNSNRVDGIMAGLERMAGGGPAEKPKPVYDLTVSLPASSKLHGQLAIVEPTTVVALDTQRMLSLSSDGQISQIGDAQWSDSLPKLVQAKIVQSLENAGLNAILAEAADGPATGNQLQIDLRNFAMTGGVSPVADVAFAAKIVAADGHVIGMRLFHATAPANGSDTPALVAAFSKAFSEAVGNLITWMAATI